One window of the Rhizobiaceae bacterium genome contains the following:
- a CDS encoding S24 family peptidase, translating to MTTPALRHSFDDLSATYGLTYSGNEFEPEFCDGDTLVFDSAEKPRAGDIVAIWLRPEHVHEGRSQVAIYRVHMPLPPGFVLPFDIDPDSECEPVLILNSPVDPKRTIAIPASRLLAVHCLVAVQFRECEGEEGGEQ from the coding sequence ATGACCACTCCCGCCCTCCGTCATAGCTTCGATGATCTGTCGGCCACCTATGGCCTTACCTATTCCGGCAACGAGTTCGAGCCCGAGTTCTGCGACGGCGACACGCTCGTCTTCGACAGCGCCGAGAAGCCGAGAGCGGGCGATATTGTCGCGATATGGCTCCGCCCCGAGCATGTGCACGAAGGGCGATCCCAGGTCGCGATCTATCGGGTTCACATGCCGCTGCCGCCCGGCTTCGTCCTGCCGTTCGACATAGACCCGGACTCCGAATGCGAGCCGGTGCTCATCCTGAACAGTCCGGTCGATCCGAAGCGGACAATAGCCATCCCGGCGAGCCGGTTGCTCGCGGTGCACTGCCTTGTTGCGGTGCAGTTCCGGGAGTGCGAGGGCGAGGAAGGAGGTGAGCAATGA
- a CDS encoding transcriptional regulator: protein MADLTPEANRAARAILKWSVRELADHAGIAFTTVHRFETTGTATETTKDKIKRAYAAHNVEITNGRGTGARLITKPDLSE from the coding sequence ATGGCTGATCTCACGCCCGAAGCGAACCGAGCCGCGCGCGCTATATTGAAGTGGTCAGTGCGCGAGTTGGCTGACCACGCTGGGATAGCCTTCACCACAGTTCACCGGTTCGAGACCACGGGGACCGCGACCGAGACCACCAAGGATAAGATTAAACGGGCTTACGCGGCTCACAATGTGGAGATTACGAACGGGCGCGGTACGGGTGCCCGACTGATCACAAAGCCTGATCTTTCAGAATGA
- a CDS encoding DUF5681 domain-containing protein, with protein sequence MSGVDTRQKHGLMDPWLPGQSGNPKGRPKGARCRLSEAFLEDLLVSWEREGPSVIRRVMETKPDVYLKVVASLLPRDINISSPAEGMSDAELVDRIRKLDGLLQPFIDSIVGDDDLN encoded by the coding sequence ATGAGCGGTGTTGATACACGGCAAAAACACGGACTTATGGACCCTTGGCTCCCCGGACAGAGTGGAAACCCCAAGGGAAGACCGAAAGGCGCTCGCTGCCGCCTAAGCGAGGCGTTTCTGGAGGATCTGCTCGTATCATGGGAGCGCGAAGGCCCTTCGGTCATCCGGCGCGTCATGGAGACGAAGCCCGACGTCTACCTGAAGGTGGTCGCATCCTTGCTACCACGCGATATCAACATCTCGTCGCCGGCCGAAGGCATGTCCGATGCGGAACTCGTTGACCGCATACGGAAGCTGGATGGGCTGCTGCAACCGTTCATCGATAGCATCGTCGGTGATGACGATCTGAACTAG
- a CDS encoding DUF5681 domain-containing protein, with translation MSEHRFKPGESGNPQGRPTGCRNKVNRALDALAEGEANAIAQAMIEKAKEGDAVAARTILDRVWPARRSARIQFDLPPISRLNEMPAAIEAINRQVADGDLSPEEGAVIVGLVEAHPGQSCAPREPRVIAKSGVWGPAS, from the coding sequence TTGAGCGAGCATCGCTTCAAGCCGGGAGAATCGGGCAATCCCCAGGGTCGCCCGACCGGTTGTCGCAACAAGGTCAACCGGGCATTGGACGCCCTTGCGGAGGGCGAAGCGAATGCCATCGCTCAGGCAATGATCGAAAAGGCCAAGGAAGGTGACGCCGTTGCCGCCAGGACCATCCTTGATCGCGTCTGGCCTGCCCGCAGGAGCGCGCGCATTCAGTTCGACCTACCGCCCATCTCCCGATTGAATGAGATGCCTGCGGCAATCGAGGCCATCAACCGGCAGGTGGCGGATGGCGATCTGTCGCCGGAGGAGGGTGCGGTCATCGTCGGCCTCGTGGAAGCGCATCCGGGCCAGTCGTGCGCACCACGCGAGCCGCGCGTCATCGCCAAATCCGGAGTATGGGGACCAGCGTCATGA
- a CDS encoding peptidoglycan DD-metalloendopeptidase family protein — translation MAYDIVPEETAASRDILSEVFGSPQASRQSVTDQVFGSGTPSARPGILNDVFGPRTGTAAATASTGLALGALDDGPTAEWDGTFSSPLGAVTDRTTSGFGLRDAPNTSLGVGSSNHAGIDLAERGQVGYAANAAGPGMVTHAGPLGGYGLAVTVEHPNGFSSVYGHLQDINVSVGDEIAKGTPIGRVGASGNVSGPHLHFEMRDRLGQPVNPRDVVDFTRRDLAATPTSRPMSPTEQRNAAAAYGNMAASMANAGVLGVGRTATSSGLPAGFDTARFAGDVMPSRSSGAPSPASSQMAAFAGPQPSRSMAPASMPSPERFGYAPAAASQAKAGGLGGLGGIAARASPDPARFGPAEMTSTEKTGRLSSTVTPSTATPMSNMRDTMTAGLSQDPHVSMAAPHSVSFSSASLSPMGMLPSKYSAPLGPASTFNPAPSISMTNYKGQIVTAPVTTLPTSVVPLAPPAVKTPTVQPMVTPVAKQPVSPQTTASIPTPRPSFSAFDVYSGKAPAGYQAPATGGNLVSRDQFGNTHVTNSFGVTTVTDPSGRQMGNWSDLGKGINSALDKAMDRISPGMVGAVVGGAIAGFPGAVAGYALGNRASGQTGQKSGGLGGLGGFISGLFGGGDSSGSAGNAGGRVGGGSSRGGGVGSPGADRDHAGNR, via the coding sequence ATGGCCTACGACATCGTGCCGGAGGAGACGGCCGCCTCCCGTGACATCCTCTCGGAGGTGTTCGGAAGCCCGCAGGCATCCCGGCAGTCGGTGACGGATCAGGTCTTCGGCTCGGGGACGCCATCGGCACGGCCCGGCATCCTCAATGATGTTTTCGGGCCTCGCACCGGGACGGCCGCCGCGACGGCGAGCACCGGCCTCGCGCTCGGCGCGCTGGACGACGGCCCGACTGCGGAGTGGGACGGGACATTCTCCAGCCCGCTCGGCGCGGTCACGGATCGCACCACCAGCGGGTTCGGCCTCCGCGACGCTCCGAACACCTCGCTCGGCGTCGGCAGCAGCAACCACGCCGGCATAGACCTCGCGGAGCGCGGACAGGTGGGATACGCCGCGAACGCAGCCGGCCCCGGCATGGTGACCCACGCCGGTCCTCTCGGCGGGTATGGCCTTGCGGTCACGGTCGAGCATCCGAACGGCTTCAGCAGCGTCTACGGGCATCTTCAGGACATCAATGTCTCTGTCGGCGACGAGATTGCCAAGGGAACGCCGATTGGCCGTGTAGGAGCTTCCGGAAACGTGTCCGGCCCGCATCTGCATTTCGAGATGCGCGACCGGCTCGGACAGCCGGTCAACCCGAGGGATGTGGTGGACTTCACCCGGCGCGACCTTGCCGCAACTCCTACCTCGCGCCCCATGTCGCCGACCGAGCAGCGCAACGCTGCGGCGGCTTATGGCAACATGGCGGCCTCCATGGCGAATGCCGGTGTGCTCGGCGTGGGCCGCACCGCTACATCCTCCGGGCTCCCTGCCGGCTTCGACACGGCGCGCTTTGCCGGCGACGTGATGCCCTCCCGATCGTCCGGCGCACCGTCCCCCGCCTCGTCGCAGATGGCGGCCTTTGCCGGGCCTCAACCCTCCCGCAGTATGGCCCCGGCCTCCATGCCGAGCCCGGAGCGGTTTGGCTATGCGCCTGCCGCCGCTTCGCAGGCAAAGGCGGGTGGCTTGGGAGGTCTCGGCGGTATCGCCGCAAGAGCCTCGCCCGATCCGGCCCGCTTCGGCCCTGCGGAAATGACCAGCACGGAAAAGACCGGTAGGCTCTCCAGCACGGTCACGCCGTCCACGGCGACGCCGATGTCGAACATGCGGGACACGATGACGGCCGGTCTCAGCCAGGACCCGCACGTATCGATGGCCGCACCGCACAGCGTGTCGTTCTCCAGCGCCTCGCTGAGCCCGATGGGGATGCTCCCGTCGAAGTATTCGGCACCGCTCGGCCCGGCATCCACGTTCAACCCGGCCCCAAGCATCTCGATGACAAACTACAAGGGGCAGATCGTGACAGCGCCGGTGACGACGCTTCCGACCAGCGTTGTCCCGCTAGCGCCGCCGGCAGTAAAGACCCCGACCGTCCAGCCCATGGTGACGCCGGTTGCGAAACAGCCCGTCAGTCCGCAGACGACGGCCTCCATACCGACGCCGCGTCCGTCCTTCAGTGCCTTCGACGTCTATTCCGGCAAGGCTCCGGCTGGCTATCAGGCTCCGGCGACGGGCGGCAATCTCGTCAGCCGGGATCAGTTCGGCAACACCCATGTCACCAACAGTTTCGGTGTGACGACGGTGACGGACCCGAGCGGGCGGCAAATGGGCAATTGGAGCGACCTCGGCAAAGGCATCAACAGCGCGCTCGACAAGGCCATGGACCGGATTTCACCGGGCATGGTCGGGGCCGTCGTGGGTGGAGCGATAGCCGGCTTCCCCGGCGCGGTCGCAGGGTATGCGCTCGGCAACCGGGCGTCGGGCCAGACAGGGCAAAAATCAGGCGGTCTTGGTGGATTGGGCGGTTTCATATCCGGCCTGTTCGGGGGTGGCGACAGTAGCGGCTCGGCCGGCAATGCGGGTGGTCGCGTTGGTGGTGGTTCTTCTCGCGGTGGCGGTGTCGGTTCGCCCGGCGCTGATCGCGACCATGCAGGAAATCGATAG
- a CDS encoding toprim domain-containing protein, translating to MRVAAAGTLTWNVTYRIKGQTKPRSISLGVCDPVGKEGRSLAEARTRAAELVKSAREGRDLLAEEAEAKAEKDEALTVDGLITAYVKSVKSIRRKGGALRTADDIDRRLRRALAKHMVKRADAIRRSDISKMLDDLAEKHHREAEKRRQTIGAMYRWGLAKGYVAVDPTAGTAAYSGAARAEGLFGRCVLIDLRHAAHLLGGEVSAGRILCPGPGHSRHDRSLSVRFSNNAPDGFLVQSFANDDWQECKDHVRHFLGLDQFRPGERQPDEIRRPRFERPDEPTDDTKRNKERALAIWSEAIPIRGTPAETYLASRGLSYDGAALRWHPRCPFGRGMRVGCMVALVRNIVTDEPQAIHRTAIGRDGKKLSHLGSNGRLTLAPIRGGVVKLTPNEDVSTALGIGEGIESVLSLPIVADVPNLPVWSLLSAGPLGEFPVLPGIEALWIAVDHDDAGIRACRTTTARWMAADRPVTHAASEKPGDDLNDLLREVA from the coding sequence GTGCGCGTCGCCGCTGCGGGAACGCTCACTTGGAACGTGACATACCGAATCAAGGGGCAAACGAAGCCAAGGAGCATTTCGCTCGGCGTCTGCGATCCTGTCGGGAAGGAGGGCCGCTCACTCGCCGAGGCCAGGACGCGCGCAGCCGAGCTTGTGAAGTCGGCCCGCGAAGGGCGCGACCTGCTCGCGGAAGAGGCGGAGGCCAAAGCCGAGAAAGACGAGGCTCTGACGGTTGACGGACTGATTACCGCATATGTCAAGTCGGTGAAGAGCATCAGACGGAAAGGCGGCGCGCTCAGGACTGCTGATGATATCGACCGGCGCCTTCGCCGAGCGCTGGCTAAACACATGGTGAAGCGTGCCGACGCCATAAGGCGTTCGGACATCTCCAAGATGCTCGATGATCTGGCAGAGAAACACCATCGCGAGGCCGAAAAGCGGCGTCAGACCATAGGCGCGATGTATCGTTGGGGCCTCGCGAAAGGCTACGTCGCCGTTGACCCGACTGCTGGCACGGCCGCTTATTCGGGTGCTGCGCGAGCGGAAGGACTATTCGGGAGGTGCGTCTTGATCGACCTCCGCCACGCTGCTCATCTTCTTGGCGGTGAAGTCTCGGCCGGGCGCATTCTCTGCCCCGGTCCCGGCCACAGCCGTCATGACCGAAGCCTCTCCGTCCGGTTCTCCAATAATGCCCCGGACGGGTTCCTTGTGCAGTCGTTCGCAAATGACGACTGGCAGGAATGCAAGGACCACGTTCGCCACTTCCTCGGGCTGGATCAGTTCCGGCCCGGCGAGCGCCAGCCCGACGAAATTCGTCGCCCTCGTTTCGAGCGGCCGGACGAACCAACAGACGACACGAAGCGGAACAAGGAACGTGCGCTCGCCATCTGGAGCGAAGCAATTCCGATCCGGGGTACGCCTGCCGAAACCTATCTCGCAAGTCGCGGCCTGTCTTATGACGGCGCTGCTCTGCGCTGGCATCCAAGATGCCCGTTCGGTCGCGGCATGCGTGTCGGCTGCATGGTGGCCCTTGTCCGCAACATCGTCACCGACGAGCCGCAGGCGATCCACAGGACGGCGATAGGCCGGGACGGCAAGAAGCTCTCGCATCTTGGCTCCAACGGCCGGCTGACGTTGGCGCCGATCCGTGGCGGGGTGGTCAAGCTCACGCCGAACGAGGACGTGTCCACTGCGCTCGGTATCGGCGAAGGCATCGAGAGCGTCTTGTCGCTCCCCATCGTTGCAGATGTCCCGAACCTGCCGGTGTGGTCGCTGCTATCTGCCGGACCGCTCGGCGAGTTTCCTGTCCTGCCCGGAATAGAAGCACTCTGGATCGCCGTCGATCACGACGACGCCGGTATTCGGGCCTGTCGCACCACAACCGCCCGTTGGATGGCCGCAGATCGTCCCGTCACTCACGCGGCATCGGAAAAGCCCGGCGACGACCTCAACGACCTTTTGCGCGAGGTGGCCTGA
- a CDS encoding helix-turn-helix domain-containing protein, translating into MSAKTGIPVGTLNKYTAGTSMPSFDKAAKIAEAAGMSVAELAGEPPRQTQSQSMSGRAVLPAEALRVADEVLRRVYREEGVKLPADALMPETLRHTQAMIDRMDDPADAAEARALAPWLENRVRRELQAAAAAPGTGKREVS; encoded by the coding sequence ATGTCAGCGAAGACCGGCATCCCGGTCGGCACGCTCAACAAGTACACGGCGGGCACGTCGATGCCGTCCTTCGACAAGGCGGCGAAGATCGCGGAGGCTGCTGGGATGTCAGTTGCAGAGTTGGCCGGCGAGCCGCCCCGGCAGACGCAAAGCCAGAGCATGAGCGGCCGAGCGGTGCTGCCGGCCGAGGCGTTGCGCGTTGCCGACGAGGTTCTTCGGCGCGTCTACCGCGAGGAGGGCGTGAAGCTGCCGGCCGACGCGCTGATGCCGGAAACGCTGCGCCACACCCAGGCGATGATCGACCGCATGGACGATCCGGCCGATGCCGCCGAGGCGCGCGCGCTGGCGCCATGGCTGGAAAACAGGGTCAGAAGGGAATTGCAGGCGGCTGCAGCCGCGCCCGGTACCGGCAAACGCGAGGTTTCCTGA